Proteins encoded by one window of Nasonia vitripennis strain AsymCx chromosome 5, Nvit_psr_1.1, whole genome shotgun sequence:
- the LOC100679066 gene encoding vacuolar fusion protein CCZ1 homolog isoform X2 → MTSKTDVTLEHFYIFNSTYALKEGEEKNKILYYYPAKTDIDSQIKNIGLSEAIIKFTESFNPGQTCDYCHTHKTTQIYYQPETNFWMVMIVGVPYVTKEKDGNEYTEYQNDEVSSAVCQAILKQTYTIFRLFMGSFNTILNEPDCGSVTLLKHKLDHFYSRYLLSLKLNNGDILDIFQGLQFLPLCKVTFLRVQCFMNLVESTFPQVKYTAFLYNDQLVWSGLEPEDMQVVYNYLVSTLLPAHLEKELDGGSIPRNSPSPFTTSHYGKFVTGPSSANDVKKLPKVFINYSTKPTALYLIVYRALSATVCLFVDNTNSPMFYTSLDSFLGVQLTSLVSSVAECSKHAATSSESSPKYLYFNKLNLAYKSTIHCDNRRFSNALTTPEVLRIITDINSDTSRLKEAGEIVIKTMSDYWIVGKLSNLREFFVVIQQKNASIIEIDEEVKRLCEQQLKIPF, encoded by the exons ATGACATCCAAAACTGATGTTACGCTGGAGCATTTTTACATCTTCAATAGCACATACGCCCTAAAAGAGGGAGAG gaaaaaaataagatacTGTACTACTATCCAGCGAAAACGGACATCGACAGTCAAATAAAGAATATTGGGCTGAGCGAagcaattattaaatttacagA GTCGTTCAATCCAGGGCAAACATGTGACTACTGCCATACACATAAGACAACGCAAATTTATTATCAACCTGAAACTAACTTCTGGATGGTTATG ATTGTTGGCGTGCCATACgtaacaaaagaaaaagatgGCAATGAGTATACCGAATACCAAAATGATGAAGTATCCAGTGCTGTTTGCCAAGCTATTCTAAAACAgacgtatactatttttcgtCTCTTTATGGGTTCTTTCAACACTATTTTGAATGAACCTGATTGTGGTTCAGTAACTTTGTTAAAACATAAATTAGACCATTTTTATTCCCGG TACTTGCTATCACTAAAACTAAACAACGGTGACATTTTGGACATTTTCCAAGGTTTGCAGTTTTTACCATTGTGTAAAGTTACTTTTCTACGTGTGCAATGCTTTATGAATTTagtagaatcaacttttccacaagtaaaaTATACTGCATTTTTGTACAACGATCAACTTGTTTG GAGCGGATTAGAACCAGAAGACATGCAAGTAGTATACAATTATTTAGTCAGTACTCTTCTACCAGCCCACTTGGAAAAAGAACTTGATGGTGGTTCTATACCACGTAATTCGCCATCTCCTTTCACAACATCTCATTATGGAAA attcGTTACTGGCCCTTCGAGTGCTAATGATGTCAAAAAGTTGCcaaaagtatttataaacTATTCAACTAAACCCACAGCTCTTTATTTGATTGTTTATCGTGCGTTAAGTGCAACTGTATGCTTATTTGTTGATA ATACAAATAGTCCTATGTTTTATACAAGCCTGGATTCATTTCTCGGTGTTCAGTTAACATCATTAGTCAGCTCGGTAGCAGAATGTTCCAAGCATGCAGCTACTTCATCAGAATCAAGTCCAAAATACTTGTACTTCAATAAACTTAATTTAGCTTATAAAAGTACAATCCATTGTGATAATAGACgtttttcaaatgcattaacaACTCCAGAAGTTTTAAGGATTATAACTGACATAAATAGTGACACAAGCAG attaaagGAAGCTGGTGAAATAGTTATAAAAACTATGAGCGATTATTGGATCGTAGGGAAGTTATCTAATTTACGAGAGTTTTTTGTAGTTATTCAGCAGAAGAATGCTAGCATAATTGAAATTGATG AGGAAGTGAAGCGGTTATGCGAACAACaactaaaaa ttcCGTTTTAA
- the LOC100679066 gene encoding vacuolar fusion protein CCZ1 homolog isoform X1: MTSKTDVTLEHFYIFNSTYALKEGEEKNKILYYYPAKTDIDSQIKNIGLSEAIIKFTESFNPGQTCDYCHTHKTTQIYYQPETNFWMVMIVGVPYVTKEKDGNEYTEYQNDEVSSAVCQAILKQTYTIFRLFMGSFNTILNEPDCGSVTLLKHKLDHFYSRYLLSLKLNNGDILDIFQGLQFLPLCKVTFLRVQCFMNLVESTFPQVKYTAFLYNDQLVWSGLEPEDMQVVYNYLVSTLLPAHLEKELDGGSIPRNSPSPFTTSHYGKFVTGPSSANDVKKLPKVFINYSTKPTALYLIVYRALSATVCLFVDNTNSPMFYTSLDSFLGVQLTSLVSSVAECSKHAATSSESSPKYLYFNKLNLAYKSTIHCDNRRFSNALTTPEVLRIITDINSDTSRLKEAGEIVIKTMSDYWIVGKLSNLREFFVVIQQKNASIIEIDEEVKRLCEQQLKSIFFH, translated from the exons ATGACATCCAAAACTGATGTTACGCTGGAGCATTTTTACATCTTCAATAGCACATACGCCCTAAAAGAGGGAGAG gaaaaaaataagatacTGTACTACTATCCAGCGAAAACGGACATCGACAGTCAAATAAAGAATATTGGGCTGAGCGAagcaattattaaatttacagA GTCGTTCAATCCAGGGCAAACATGTGACTACTGCCATACACATAAGACAACGCAAATTTATTATCAACCTGAAACTAACTTCTGGATGGTTATG ATTGTTGGCGTGCCATACgtaacaaaagaaaaagatgGCAATGAGTATACCGAATACCAAAATGATGAAGTATCCAGTGCTGTTTGCCAAGCTATTCTAAAACAgacgtatactatttttcgtCTCTTTATGGGTTCTTTCAACACTATTTTGAATGAACCTGATTGTGGTTCAGTAACTTTGTTAAAACATAAATTAGACCATTTTTATTCCCGG TACTTGCTATCACTAAAACTAAACAACGGTGACATTTTGGACATTTTCCAAGGTTTGCAGTTTTTACCATTGTGTAAAGTTACTTTTCTACGTGTGCAATGCTTTATGAATTTagtagaatcaacttttccacaagtaaaaTATACTGCATTTTTGTACAACGATCAACTTGTTTG GAGCGGATTAGAACCAGAAGACATGCAAGTAGTATACAATTATTTAGTCAGTACTCTTCTACCAGCCCACTTGGAAAAAGAACTTGATGGTGGTTCTATACCACGTAATTCGCCATCTCCTTTCACAACATCTCATTATGGAAA attcGTTACTGGCCCTTCGAGTGCTAATGATGTCAAAAAGTTGCcaaaagtatttataaacTATTCAACTAAACCCACAGCTCTTTATTTGATTGTTTATCGTGCGTTAAGTGCAACTGTATGCTTATTTGTTGATA ATACAAATAGTCCTATGTTTTATACAAGCCTGGATTCATTTCTCGGTGTTCAGTTAACATCATTAGTCAGCTCGGTAGCAGAATGTTCCAAGCATGCAGCTACTTCATCAGAATCAAGTCCAAAATACTTGTACTTCAATAAACTTAATTTAGCTTATAAAAGTACAATCCATTGTGATAATAGACgtttttcaaatgcattaacaACTCCAGAAGTTTTAAGGATTATAACTGACATAAATAGTGACACAAGCAG attaaagGAAGCTGGTGAAATAGTTATAAAAACTATGAGCGATTATTGGATCGTAGGGAAGTTATCTAATTTACGAGAGTTTTTTGTAGTTATTCAGCAGAAGAATGCTAGCATAATTGAAATTGATG AGGAAGTGAAGCGGTTATGCGAACAACaactaaaaagtatttttttccattaa
- the LOC100121161 gene encoding uncharacterized protein LOC100121161 isoform X2, whose product MSNGRSQPEQADEDNADRLDDAVDPRVQIELERLNTATDDINKLEVDLDEARATFRELLCESTFKIDTLAKKLGTCIDKSKPYYDARFKAKEALTETQKAAIRFERANSQHAAAKEMVYLAEEGLRTEGRCFDHAWQEMLNHATSRVNESEHERALCEVEHRRTTALYHKAEHDVQKLQRELKRAITKSRPYYEMKAHFNQVLEEQKIRVSVLEKSVADAKMTYAEALRNLERISDEIHRTRRYDGTNNYNKQVGDARNPSSHPSKTNSTDSSTTESPDSTDYTSDEYLRLPEKMSSGMDPVPAKVEKNPSSEYLSSGTRNMSSTEPRRYIKRNRPRSIATTDAKHIMPVQNQTSASTSNLPDITRVLSPVEKKVKIQSPKKEKESNGVHNGDEWTEINLNNSPEEVYYNNETYSDEEDQIPYKPLGTDLSPEITNNTSGTNENTRRNKLVTQKSLPAMAEKNEISLTEEKKAQVTRSPSFKRKGKLDSCLATWISRNSIAGEMSAGSSASSSRRQSLDMLWNSGTGERVKELLSQGMMMLNISNLTERRSSESRGAENEKDKDNKVEKTEKIEMKGKKVPSPLEKTMNYLNAEDETSDSESLASVEMLTEDQISSLMMEPDMNQVCQEILGTPLVEVCPLLQQLQQQQ is encoded by the exons ATGAGCAACGGCCGGTCGCAACCTGAGCAAGCCGACGAGGACAACGCCGACCGTCTCGACGACGCCGTCGATCCCAGGGTTCAG ATTGAGCTCGAGCGCCTCAACACTGCAACTGACGACATCAATAAGCTTGAAGTGGACTTGGAT GAAGCAAGAGCTACTTTTAGAGAACTATTATGTGAGTCAACGTTTAAAATTGACACCCTAGCTAAAAAGCTTGGCACTTGCATAGATAAATCGAAACCTTATTACGATGCTAGGTTCAAAGCAAAAGAG GCTTTGACTGAAACTCAAAAAGCTGCAATTAGGTTTGAAAGAGCAAATAGTCAACATGCAGCTGCAAAAGAAATGGTCTACTTGGCTGAAGAAGGATTAAGAACCGAAGGAAGGTGTTTTGACCATGCCTGGCAG GAGATGTTAAACCACGCTACTTCTAGAGTTAATGAGTCAGAACACGAAAGAGCTTTATGCGAAGTAGAACACAGGAGAACAACTGCTTTGTATCACAAAGCAGAACACGATGTTCAAAAGTTACAGAGAGAACTTAAGCGTGCCATCACAAAGTCAAG GCCATACTACGAAATGAAAGCTCACTTTAATCAAGTTCTagaagaacaaaaaataagAGTTAGTGTACTTGAAAAGTCAGTCGCAGATGCCAAAATGACATACGCAGAAGCATTAAGAAATTTAGAGAGGATAAGTGATGAGATTCATAGA ACTAGAAGATATGATggtacaaataattataataagcAAGTAGGTGATGCAAGGAATCCTTCTTCCCATCCTTCTAAAACTAATTCAACAGACTCCAGTACTACAGAATCGCCGGATAGTACTGATTATACGAGTGACGAATATTTACGCCTTCCCGAAAAAATGAGTTCTGGTATGGATCCTGTTCCAGCCAAG GTGGAGAAAAATCCGTCTTCAGAATACTTGAGTTCAGGTACAAGAAATATGTCGTCAACAGAGCCTAGGCGATACATTAAGCGAAATAGGCCTCGCAGTATTGCCACTACTGATGCCAAACATATCATGCCCGTTCAAAATCAAACTAGTGCTTCTACGTCTAACTTGCCCGACATAACGAGAGTTTTATCACCTGTAGAAAAGAAAGTCAAAATTCAGTCgcctaaaaaagaaaaagaaagtaatGGCGTACACAACGGTGACGAATGgactgaaataaatttaaacaacTCCCCAGAAGaagtttattacaataacgaGACGTATTCCGACGAGGAAGATCAGATTCCCTACAAACCTCTCGGGACGGATTTGAGTCCAGAAATCACGAACAATACTAGTGGCACCAACGAGAATACTAGGCGTAACAAGTTGGTGACGCAAAAATCCTTACCTGCCATGgccgaaaaaaatgaaattagcTTGactgaagagaaaaaagcacaAGTTACAAGAAGTCCATCTTTTAAAAGAAAAGGCAAACTGGACAGCTGTTTAGCTACCTGGATATCGCGCAATTCAATAGCTGGTGAAATGAGTGCAGGAAGCTCtg CGAGCTCGAGTCGAAGGCAGTCGTTAGATATGCTATGGAATTCTGGAACAGGAGAACGCGTCAAGGAATTGCTTAGTCAAGGAATGATGATGCTTAATATATCAAATTTAACGGAGCGTCGTTCAAGTGAATCGCGAGgagcagaaaatgaaaaagataaGGATAATAAAGtggaaaaaactgaaaaaatcgaaatgaAAGGAAAAAAGGTTCCGAGTCCATTAGAAAAGACAATGAATTATTTGAATGCCGAAGATGAAACGTCTGACAGTGAAAGTTTAGCCAG TGTCGAAATGTTAACAGAAGATCAAATATCTTCCCTAATGATGGAACCTGACATGAATCAAGTATGTCAAGAAATATTAGGTACACCTCTAGTCGAAGTATGCCCTCTGTTGCAACAGCTTCAACAGCAACAATAA
- the LOC100121161 gene encoding uncharacterized protein LOC100121161 isoform X1, whose protein sequence is MSNGRSQPEQADEDNADRLDDAVDPRVQIELERLNTATDDINKLEVDLDEARATFRELLCESTFKIDTLAKKLGTCIDKSKPYYDARFKAKEALTETQKAAIRFERANSQHAAAKEMVYLAEEGLRTEGRCFDHAWQEMLNHATSRVNESEHERALCEVEHRRTTALYHKAEHDVQKLQRELKRAITKSSMGARRSLLLINSIAYRHNLLMLPYYEMKAHFNQVLEEQKIRVSVLEKSVADAKMTYAEALRNLERISDEIHRTRRYDGTNNYNKQVGDARNPSSHPSKTNSTDSSTTESPDSTDYTSDEYLRLPEKMSSGMDPVPAKVEKNPSSEYLSSGTRNMSSTEPRRYIKRNRPRSIATTDAKHIMPVQNQTSASTSNLPDITRVLSPVEKKVKIQSPKKEKESNGVHNGDEWTEINLNNSPEEVYYNNETYSDEEDQIPYKPLGTDLSPEITNNTSGTNENTRRNKLVTQKSLPAMAEKNEISLTEEKKAQVTRSPSFKRKGKLDSCLATWISRNSIAGEMSAGSSASSSRRQSLDMLWNSGTGERVKELLSQGMMMLNISNLTERRSSESRGAENEKDKDNKVEKTEKIEMKGKKVPSPLEKTMNYLNAEDETSDSESLASVEMLTEDQISSLMMEPDMNQVCQEILGTPLVEVCPLLQQLQQQQ, encoded by the exons ATGAGCAACGGCCGGTCGCAACCTGAGCAAGCCGACGAGGACAACGCCGACCGTCTCGACGACGCCGTCGATCCCAGGGTTCAG ATTGAGCTCGAGCGCCTCAACACTGCAACTGACGACATCAATAAGCTTGAAGTGGACTTGGAT GAAGCAAGAGCTACTTTTAGAGAACTATTATGTGAGTCAACGTTTAAAATTGACACCCTAGCTAAAAAGCTTGGCACTTGCATAGATAAATCGAAACCTTATTACGATGCTAGGTTCAAAGCAAAAGAG GCTTTGACTGAAACTCAAAAAGCTGCAATTAGGTTTGAAAGAGCAAATAGTCAACATGCAGCTGCAAAAGAAATGGTCTACTTGGCTGAAGAAGGATTAAGAACCGAAGGAAGGTGTTTTGACCATGCCTGGCAG GAGATGTTAAACCACGCTACTTCTAGAGTTAATGAGTCAGAACACGAAAGAGCTTTATGCGAAGTAGAACACAGGAGAACAACTGCTTTGTATCACAAAGCAGAACACGATGTTCAAAAGTTACAGAGAGAACTTAAGCGTGCCATCACAAAGTCAAG TATGGGTGCACGTCGCAGTTTGCTTCTGATAAACAGTATCGCCTACAGGCACAACTTGCTCATGTT GCCATACTACGAAATGAAAGCTCACTTTAATCAAGTTCTagaagaacaaaaaataagAGTTAGTGTACTTGAAAAGTCAGTCGCAGATGCCAAAATGACATACGCAGAAGCATTAAGAAATTTAGAGAGGATAAGTGATGAGATTCATAGA ACTAGAAGATATGATggtacaaataattataataagcAAGTAGGTGATGCAAGGAATCCTTCTTCCCATCCTTCTAAAACTAATTCAACAGACTCCAGTACTACAGAATCGCCGGATAGTACTGATTATACGAGTGACGAATATTTACGCCTTCCCGAAAAAATGAGTTCTGGTATGGATCCTGTTCCAGCCAAG GTGGAGAAAAATCCGTCTTCAGAATACTTGAGTTCAGGTACAAGAAATATGTCGTCAACAGAGCCTAGGCGATACATTAAGCGAAATAGGCCTCGCAGTATTGCCACTACTGATGCCAAACATATCATGCCCGTTCAAAATCAAACTAGTGCTTCTACGTCTAACTTGCCCGACATAACGAGAGTTTTATCACCTGTAGAAAAGAAAGTCAAAATTCAGTCgcctaaaaaagaaaaagaaagtaatGGCGTACACAACGGTGACGAATGgactgaaataaatttaaacaacTCCCCAGAAGaagtttattacaataacgaGACGTATTCCGACGAGGAAGATCAGATTCCCTACAAACCTCTCGGGACGGATTTGAGTCCAGAAATCACGAACAATACTAGTGGCACCAACGAGAATACTAGGCGTAACAAGTTGGTGACGCAAAAATCCTTACCTGCCATGgccgaaaaaaatgaaattagcTTGactgaagagaaaaaagcacaAGTTACAAGAAGTCCATCTTTTAAAAGAAAAGGCAAACTGGACAGCTGTTTAGCTACCTGGATATCGCGCAATTCAATAGCTGGTGAAATGAGTGCAGGAAGCTCtg CGAGCTCGAGTCGAAGGCAGTCGTTAGATATGCTATGGAATTCTGGAACAGGAGAACGCGTCAAGGAATTGCTTAGTCAAGGAATGATGATGCTTAATATATCAAATTTAACGGAGCGTCGTTCAAGTGAATCGCGAGgagcagaaaatgaaaaagataaGGATAATAAAGtggaaaaaactgaaaaaatcgaaatgaAAGGAAAAAAGGTTCCGAGTCCATTAGAAAAGACAATGAATTATTTGAATGCCGAAGATGAAACGTCTGACAGTGAAAGTTTAGCCAG TGTCGAAATGTTAACAGAAGATCAAATATCTTCCCTAATGATGGAACCTGACATGAATCAAGTATGTCAAGAAATATTAGGTACACCTCTAGTCGAAGTATGCCCTCTGTTGCAACAGCTTCAACAGCAACAATAA